In the genome of Streptomyces racemochromogenes, one region contains:
- a CDS encoding SanA/YdcF family protein produces the protein MGQQGQEQEQEQGRGRGRAGRLGVGRWRVWLRTVRGRRRAVQAVMVLCVLALLPSTWTHAAAADRLRTTAEAPDAGVAVVFGAGLWKGRPTPYLAYRLDAAVELYRAGKVKVVLVTGDNSRTEYDEPGAMRTYLRGHGIPDDRIVSDYAGFDTWDSCVRVREIFGVRRAVLISQHFHIHRAVALCQAAGVDSYGVGVDDEHDATWYYGGAREVLAAGKAALDAAFQPEPRFLGPKEEGVSRVLAALTD, from the coding sequence ATGGGACAGCAGGGGCAGGAGCAGGAGCAGGAGCAGGGACGGGGACGGGGACGGGCGGGGCGGCTCGGTGTCGGCCGCTGGAGGGTATGGCTGCGGACGGTGCGGGGGCGTCGGCGTGCCGTGCAGGCGGTGATGGTGCTGTGCGTGCTGGCCCTGCTGCCCTCGACGTGGACGCACGCCGCGGCCGCCGACCGGCTGCGGACCACCGCGGAGGCGCCCGACGCCGGGGTGGCGGTGGTCTTCGGGGCCGGCCTGTGGAAGGGCCGCCCGACCCCGTACCTCGCCTACCGGCTCGACGCGGCCGTGGAGCTCTACCGGGCGGGCAAGGTGAAGGTGGTCCTGGTGACCGGCGACAACAGCCGCACGGAGTACGACGAGCCGGGCGCGATGCGGACGTACCTCAGGGGGCACGGCATACCCGACGACCGGATCGTCAGCGACTACGCGGGATTCGACACCTGGGACTCCTGCGTGCGGGTCCGGGAGATATTCGGGGTGCGCCGGGCGGTGCTGATCAGCCAGCACTTCCACATCCACCGAGCGGTGGCCCTGTGCCAGGCGGCGGGAGTGGACTCCTACGGCGTCGGGGTGGACGACGAGCACGACGCCACCTGGTACTACGGCGGCGCCCGCGAGGTCCTCGCGGCCGGCAAGGCGGCCCTGGACGCGGCGTTCCAGCCGGAGCCGAGGTTCCTCGGCCCGAAGGAAGAAGGGGTGTCGCGGGTCCTGGCCGCTCTGACAGACTGA